From one Staphylococcus kloosii genomic stretch:
- a CDS encoding YbaN family protein produces the protein MKIILICLGFFFTFLGFLGAILPLLPTTPFILLAVLCFAKSSPKFHNWLVATKIYQEYVHNFKKYRGYTFKQKIKMLISLYIVVGFSIFMVDIIFIRIGLGIMLAIQTLVLFLVVKTLPANYE, from the coding sequence ATGAAAATAATATTAATTTGTTTAGGTTTCTTTTTTACTTTTTTAGGCTTTTTAGGTGCCATTTTACCTTTATTACCTACTACCCCATTTATCTTACTTGCCGTATTATGCTTTGCTAAAAGCTCACCCAAATTTCATAACTGGCTCGTTGCCACAAAAATTTATCAAGAATACGTGCATAATTTCAAAAAATACAGAGGTTATACATTTAAACAAAAAATCAAAATGTTAATCAGCTTATATATCGTAGTCGGTTTTTCTATATTTATGGTAGACATTATCTTTATAAGAATAGGACTAGGCATCATGTTAGCAATACAAACACTCGTCTTATTTTTAGTAGTAAAAACATTACCGGCAAATTACGAATAA
- a CDS encoding VOC family protein, whose protein sequence is MNIIGHHHISMYTKDAQANRDFYVNVLGLRLVEKSVNQDDPTMYHLFFGDEIGTEGTLLSFFEIPNIGQNRPGTNSIYRLSLLVPNREALQFFKNRLEQDGITTTPMTYVGQPALLFKDIDDLEVMLVVNDDYKVPNKWRNNSYTDVPKDYQILGLGPVELRLRDTTPTLNFLTNDLGYKVRNNLNTEDTVVTLDEDGLYTDFVIIEQQGERVKPGRGYVHHIAVNTPNDEDLTAVYEKIDALPRNNSGIIDRFFFKSLYYRQNSIMYEFATAQPGFTVDTSIEDLGKHLNLPEFLEDRRAEIEENLHDL, encoded by the coding sequence ATGAACATTATTGGTCACCATCATATTTCTATGTATACAAAAGATGCGCAAGCAAATAGAGATTTTTACGTTAATGTATTAGGTCTACGTTTAGTAGAAAAATCAGTCAATCAAGATGACCCTACGATGTATCATTTATTCTTTGGTGATGAAATAGGTACGGAAGGCACGCTATTAAGTTTCTTTGAAATTCCAAATATTGGTCAAAATCGCCCTGGTACAAATTCTATTTATCGTCTATCACTACTCGTACCCAACAGAGAGGCATTACAATTTTTCAAAAACCGTTTAGAACAAGATGGCATTACAACTACGCCGATGACTTATGTAGGACAACCTGCATTATTATTTAAAGACATCGACGACTTAGAAGTGATGTTAGTCGTCAATGATGATTATAAAGTTCCTAACAAATGGCGCAACAATAGCTATACTGATGTGCCAAAAGACTATCAAATTCTTGGATTAGGTCCAGTCGAACTGAGATTACGTGATACAACACCTACGCTGAACTTTTTAACGAATGATTTAGGTTATAAAGTCAGAAATAATTTAAATACAGAAGATACTGTTGTCACTTTAGACGAAGATGGTTTATATACTGATTTTGTTATCATTGAACAACAGGGAGAGCGAGTTAAACCCGGACGAGGTTACGTACATCATATCGCAGTGAATACACCTAATGACGAAGACCTCACTGCAGTTTATGAAAAAATTGACGCCTTACCACGCAATAACTCAGGTATTATCGATAGATTTTTCTTTAAATCATTATATTATCGCCAAAATTCAATTATGTATGAATTTGCGACGGCACAGCCCGGTTTCACAGTTGATACGTCGATAGAAGATTTGGGCAAACATTTAAATTTACCAGAATTTCTAGAAGATAGGAGAGCAGAAATCGAAGAAAACTTGCACGATTTATAG
- a CDS encoding peptide-methionine (S)-S-oxide reductase gives MEVIYLAGGCLWGVQAFVKTLPGVVATEAGRANGQTQSLAGEYDGYVECVKTTFDPQVVSVPELTAYLFEIIDPYSINQQGQDVGPKYRTGIYSDNEQHLQSAKTFIAQREDNDDIAVEVLPLANYIPSAEEHQDRLDKYPNDYCHIPATLMRKYKQ, from the coding sequence ATGGAAGTTATTTATTTGGCTGGCGGATGTTTGTGGGGCGTACAAGCATTTGTGAAAACATTGCCAGGTGTTGTCGCTACTGAAGCGGGCAGAGCAAATGGACAGACACAATCATTAGCAGGAGAGTATGATGGTTATGTAGAATGTGTAAAAACAACGTTTGATCCGCAAGTTGTATCTGTGCCAGAGTTAACGGCATACTTATTTGAAATTATTGATCCTTATAGTATCAATCAACAAGGGCAAGACGTTGGTCCAAAATATCGCACAGGTATTTATAGTGACAATGAGCAACATTTACAAAGTGCTAAAACATTTATAGCGCAACGTGAAGATAACGATGACATTGCGGTAGAAGTCTTACCGTTAGCGAATTATATTCCGAGTGCAGAAGAACATCAAGATAGGCTAGATAAATATCCGAATGATTATTGTCATATTCCTGCCACATTAATGCGAAAATATAAACAATAA
- a CDS encoding histidine phosphatase family protein, whose product MTEVCLVRHGETDWNKAGKLQGRTDVPLNETGKLQAQACGKLLQQQSWDVIIASPLSRAKDTAEIINTYLNLPLRVMPEFIERGFGDAEGLTAAERHEKYPNRDSKNSESTEALNRRLKEGLTTINNDYPNQKVLLITHGAAIHQILDIFDTDNKHKRDARLANGGLSNIYFREANWHIKDTNQIAHLAD is encoded by the coding sequence ATGACTGAAGTATGTTTAGTCAGACACGGAGAAACTGATTGGAATAAGGCTGGTAAATTACAAGGACGTACTGACGTACCATTAAATGAAACAGGCAAATTACAAGCTCAAGCATGTGGCAAGTTATTACAACAACAATCATGGGATGTTATTATTGCGAGTCCGTTATCTCGTGCAAAGGATACAGCAGAAATTATTAATACATATTTAAATTTACCTTTACGTGTAATGCCAGAATTTATTGAACGTGGTTTTGGAGATGCAGAAGGTTTAACAGCGGCAGAACGTCATGAAAAGTACCCTAATAGAGATAGCAAAAATTCAGAATCTACTGAAGCTTTAAACCGTCGTCTTAAAGAAGGGCTAACCACAATCAATAACGATTATCCAAATCAAAAAGTGTTACTCATAACTCATGGTGCAGCTATTCATCAAATTTTAGATATTTTTGACACTGACAATAAACATAAGCGTGACGCTAGACTTGCCAATGGTGGTTTAAGCAATATTTATTTCCGTGAGGCAAATTGGCATATTAAAGACACCAATCAAATCGCACATTTAGCAGATTAA
- a CDS encoding class I SAM-dependent methyltransferase, with protein sequence MKWNSELYDDKHSFVAKYGEGIASFLNVQQGDNILDIGCGTGDLTAKIAQEGATVTGIDASPEMIAQAQKKFPNIHFEVADASMLSDVKQYDAIFSNAVLHWTFEHLRIFKNCYNALTDNGRFIAEFGAYHNIKMVSDAIEQAIHNLGYTYRPDYFPWNFRQDEDIKSDLLKAGFEDVTVESFDRPTPLEGEDGLVNWLVMFSDNLLKDFTDEEKQNVYQECSRLLRDNLYEAGQWTVDYRRVRIFAYK encoded by the coding sequence ATGAAATGGAATTCAGAATTATACGATGACAAACATAGTTTTGTAGCAAAATATGGTGAAGGTATTGCTTCATTTTTAAATGTGCAACAAGGAGATAATATACTTGATATAGGTTGTGGAACGGGGGATTTAACTGCTAAGATTGCGCAGGAAGGTGCTACGGTCACTGGTATCGATGCTTCTCCTGAAATGATAGCCCAAGCACAGAAAAAGTTTCCTAACATACACTTTGAAGTTGCAGATGCTTCAATGTTATCTGATGTAAAACAATATGATGCGATATTTTCAAATGCCGTACTTCACTGGACGTTTGAACACTTACGAATATTTAAAAATTGTTATAATGCCTTAACTGATAATGGAAGATTTATAGCTGAATTTGGTGCTTATCATAATATTAAAATGGTGTCAGACGCCATTGAACAAGCGATTCATAATTTAGGTTATACATATCGACCAGATTATTTCCCGTGGAATTTTAGACAAGATGAAGATATTAAAAGTGATTTACTTAAAGCAGGATTTGAAGACGTTACAGTAGAAAGTTTTGATCGCCCAACGCCATTAGAAGGTGAGGATGGCCTCGTCAATTGGTTAGTGATGTTTAGCGATAATTTACTTAAAGATTTTACAGATGAAGAGAAACAAAATGTCTATCAAGAATGTTCAAGGTTATTGCGAGATAATTTATATGAAGCGGGACAATGGACGGTTGATTATAGAAGAGTTCGTATTTTTGCATATAAATAA
- a CDS encoding AEC family transporter encodes MLVFILLQVILPILILIIVGALIQIKFTFDLKQLSTLITYCLMPAAVFINIIDIKVNTTVMMRIISYLIIYTIILMLLGNGLAKLLKLDKPQGAALKNSISLMNSGNYGLPVSQLVFAHNPIGVSIQIFILIFQNLLTYSYGLYNLLSATTSLRGIITSLLRLPIFHALILGIIFQVFNIPLPEFVHIPLKELSDAFVAVALLLLGAQLAKIRLRFLHRVITWSLIGRLIIGPLLSLAIIYILKIDGVVAQSLFVASSFPTSRNTSTIAMEYDVEPELHAQVVLYSTLLSVITVTTVIYLSRIMF; translated from the coding sequence ATGTTAGTTTTTATTTTATTACAGGTTATTTTACCTATTTTAATTTTGATTATTGTGGGGGCATTAATTCAAATTAAATTTACTTTTGATTTAAAACAACTTTCTACTTTAATTACTTATTGTTTAATGCCAGCAGCAGTTTTCATTAATATTATAGATATTAAAGTTAATACAACTGTTATGATGCGTATTATTTCTTATTTAATAATTTACACAATCATTTTAATGTTACTAGGAAATGGCTTAGCCAAATTATTAAAGTTAGATAAACCGCAAGGCGCAGCTTTAAAAAACAGTATTTCTTTAATGAACTCGGGAAATTATGGCTTACCTGTCAGTCAACTCGTTTTCGCACACAATCCTATTGGCGTTTCTATACAAATTTTCATTCTTATTTTCCAAAATCTCTTAACTTATTCTTATGGGCTCTATAATTTACTTTCTGCAACAACATCGTTACGTGGGATTATAACTTCATTGTTAAGATTACCTATTTTTCATGCGCTTATCTTAGGTATCATCTTTCAAGTATTCAATATTCCGTTACCTGAATTTGTACATATTCCTTTAAAAGAATTATCAGATGCTTTTGTCGCAGTTGCACTACTCTTATTAGGTGCGCAGTTAGCTAAAATACGTTTACGCTTCTTACATCGCGTTATTACTTGGTCGTTAATTGGCCGTTTAATTATCGGTCCTTTACTTTCACTCGCTATCATTTATATCTTGAAAATTGACGGTGTCGTGGCACAATCACTATTTGTTGCAAGTTCGTTCCCTACATCTAGAAACACTTCTACTATTGCGATGGAATATGATGTAGAGCCAGAATTACATGCACAAGTAGTACTGTATTCTACTTTACTAAGTGTTATTACGGTAACTACAGTCATCTATCTTTCAAGAATCATGTTTTAA
- a CDS encoding CHAP domain-containing protein — MKKIATATIATAGIATLGMAHHHADAAENNGQGAYNPNDASSYSYSYNIDQQGNYHYKWQGNWSPNQAQQGQQNQQAQQGQVEQQNNQGQQNYSYNYGTNNQTQSYTANNAGGKGASYSTSDKNVKVQTQSAPQSNDGSTAFAGKSSGGGNAYDAGQCTYYVYDKVGGKIGSDWGNASNWANKAAQSGYTVDNTPKSGSILQTSQGAYGHVAYVDSVSSDGSVKVSEMNYGKGPGVVTSRTISASEAGSYNYIK; from the coding sequence ATGAAAAAGATCGCTACAGCTACAATAGCAACAGCAGGTATCGCAACTTTAGGAATGGCACATCATCATGCTGACGCAGCAGAAAATAACGGGCAAGGTGCATATAACCCAAACGATGCATCATCTTATAGCTACTCATATAATATAGACCAACAAGGTAACTATCATTACAAATGGCAAGGTAATTGGAGTCCAAACCAAGCACAACAAGGTCAACAAAATCAACAAGCGCAACAAGGACAAGTTGAACAACAAAACAACCAAGGTCAACAAAACTATAGCTACAATTATGGTACAAACAACCAAACACAATCTTATACAGCTAATAACGCTGGCGGAAAAGGTGCATCTTACAGCACATCAGACAAAAACGTAAAAGTACAAACACAAAGTGCACCTCAATCAAATGATGGTTCAACAGCATTTGCAGGTAAATCATCAGGTGGTGGCAACGCTTATGATGCAGGACAATGTACTTACTACGTTTACGATAAAGTAGGCGGAAAAATTGGTTCTGACTGGGGTAACGCTAGTAACTGGGCAAACAAAGCTGCTCAATCTGGTTACACAGTAGATAATACACCTAAATCAGGTTCAATCCTACAAACTTCACAAGGTGCTTATGGCCATGTTGCATACGTAGATAGTGTAAGCAGCGACGGTTCAGTAAAAGTATCAGAAATGAACTATGGTAAAGGACCTGGCGTTGTAACTTCACGTACAATTTCTGCAAGCGAAGCAGGTTCATATAACTATATTAAATAA
- a CDS encoding LPXTG cell wall anchor domain-containing protein yields MFKKSIVTSLSVSALLLTAAQANAEENSQSEVSKVPTNVQAEAKNGVNEDKSKASSDKVAKDVVSPEEKAKDEKADDKKASDVTKSSSVASPKSNDTGDKPAAKGTEDSKSNNSNMTGSNAADAKGKASQPVEPNKPTVKADAPMVSTPKAAEPKVVEPKSVTPKAVEPKAVEPKAKETPKASTSTKAKEAPKAKTTTSVKKDVKTVSKTTVKKDASKAAVKPANTKVAAANKATAKTDKAKKADQKVKATQKKAKQLPKTGSAQSGVLVTVGSLFIAGLTFLSTRLFRSKKSNM; encoded by the coding sequence ATGTTTAAAAAATCTATAGTAACTTCATTAAGTGTTTCAGCTTTATTATTAACTGCTGCTCAAGCAAATGCAGAAGAAAATAGTCAAAGTGAAGTATCAAAAGTACCAACTAATGTACAAGCCGAGGCTAAAAATGGAGTAAATGAAGATAAATCAAAAGCTAGTTCAGATAAAGTGGCTAAAGATGTTGTATCGCCTGAAGAAAAAGCTAAAGACGAAAAAGCAGATGATAAAAAAGCTAGTGATGTTACGAAAAGTTCATCAGTAGCATCACCAAAATCAAATGATACTGGAGACAAACCTGCAGCGAAAGGAACGGAGGATTCTAAATCTAATAATTCTAACATGACAGGTTCAAATGCTGCTGATGCAAAAGGTAAAGCGTCACAACCAGTTGAACCAAATAAACCAACTGTGAAAGCAGATGCACCTATGGTATCTACACCAAAAGCAGCTGAACCAAAGGTAGTTGAGCCTAAATCTGTTACTCCAAAAGCAGTGGAACCAAAAGCAGTAGAACCAAAAGCGAAAGAAACTCCAAAAGCATCAACTAGTACAAAAGCAAAAGAAGCACCAAAAGCTAAAACTACAACTAGCGTTAAGAAAGACGTTAAAACAGTAAGTAAGACAACTGTTAAAAAAGATGCATCAAAAGCTGCTGTGAAACCAGCAAACACTAAAGTAGCTGCAGCCAATAAAGCGACAGCTAAAACTGATAAAGCTAAAAAAGCAGACCAAAAAGTTAAAGCAACTCAAAAGAAAGCCAAACAATTACCTAAAACAGGTAGCGCACAATCTGGTGTGTTAGTTACTGTAGGTTCATTATTTATTGCTGGATTAACATTCTTATCAACACGTTTATTCAGAAGTAAAAAATCAAATATGTAA
- a CDS encoding SMP-30/gluconolactonase/LRE family protein, translating into MSEQNLPTLTYKGASKSAVPIINESELQTITAEPWVKISDEGLQLEGLCFDRAHNLFLCEVFGGKVFRVDLPERQVSTVFQSTKTNPAAVKIHKNGKLYVCYLGDFESSGGIYAVDDAGNNFEDVINDITTEYCVDDLVFDSKGGFYFTDFRGYSTNPQGGVYYVSPDHQTVTPVIQNISVANGVALSTDESVLWVTETNANRLHRIELLEDGVSIAPFGASIPYYFTGHEGPDSCCIDSDDNLYVAMYGQGRVLVFNKRGYPIGQILMPNRDEGHMLRSTHPAFIPGTDQLIICANDIEAGGDSWLFTARGFAKGHNIYQFH; encoded by the coding sequence ATGTCAGAACAAAATTTACCTACGTTAACTTATAAAGGTGCTTCTAAATCGGCAGTACCAATTATTAACGAAAGTGAATTACAAACAATTACAGCTGAACCATGGGTTAAAATTTCAGATGAAGGCTTACAATTAGAAGGATTATGTTTCGATAGAGCACATAATTTATTTCTATGCGAGGTTTTTGGTGGCAAAGTTTTTCGCGTAGACTTACCAGAAAGACAAGTTTCTACGGTTTTTCAATCCACAAAAACAAACCCTGCCGCTGTGAAAATTCATAAAAACGGCAAACTTTACGTGTGTTATTTAGGTGATTTTGAAAGTAGCGGTGGCATCTATGCAGTAGATGATGCTGGCAATAATTTCGAAGATGTTATTAATGATATTACGACTGAATATTGCGTAGACGACCTTGTTTTTGATAGTAAAGGTGGTTTTTACTTTACTGACTTCCGTGGATATTCTACGAACCCACAAGGTGGTGTCTATTACGTTTCACCAGACCATCAAACTGTGACGCCTGTGATACAAAATATATCCGTAGCAAATGGTGTAGCGTTAAGTACTGACGAATCAGTGTTATGGGTCACTGAAACAAACGCCAACCGTTTACATCGTATTGAGTTACTCGAAGACGGTGTTTCTATCGCACCATTTGGCGCTTCTATTCCTTACTATTTCACAGGTCATGAAGGTCCAGATTCATGTTGCATCGATAGTGACGATAACCTTTACGTCGCTATGTATGGTCAAGGCAGAGTATTGGTATTTAACAAACGTGGTTACCCAATCGGCCAAATTTTGATGCCTAACAGAGACGAAGGTCATATGCTTAGATCGACACACCCAGCATTTATTCCTGGCACAGATCAACTTATTATATGTGCGAATGATATTGAAGCAGGTGGCGATTCTTGGTTATTCACTGCGCGCGGTTTTGCTAAAGGACATAACATTTACCAATTTCATTAA
- a CDS encoding YfcC family protein has product MKKKLNMPNTFVILFVILIIVWLLSFIIPSGEFKTTGSNHTVVPGSFKYINGGFLNVMDLFMSIPKGLIDTSDLVFLVLIMGGAVAVIEKQGTFNSAVQKLVDKTGGNIYLLIIVVGITFGLIHAFGVSANAVIAFIPLGVILARKLNLDAIAGVAIVYLSYYVGAVAPIFDPIALGVAQTIAKLPIFSGTMLRVYMFIVFMIVTLLYVMHYVRKISKDPSKSIMGKQRFQKDVVDEGVEARSNFTMAHKIIIILFFAAILVFVYGSLQLGWGVNQLSALFLIDGILTAIVARQTPNEFIETFMTGAKNILFGALIIGVARSITVLMQDAKILDTLVNGLFIPLSHLPPMLGAVAMFIFNVLFNLIVPSGSGQAAVVMPLMTPLADVLHISRQTAVIAFKLGDGITNMITPVSGTLMAILAVGGVPFAKWVRFAFPLVIIWSIIAIIFVIIAVLINYGPA; this is encoded by the coding sequence ATGAAAAAGAAGTTAAATATGCCGAATACGTTTGTAATATTATTCGTTATTCTGATAATAGTTTGGCTGTTGAGTTTTATCATTCCATCTGGTGAATTCAAAACGACTGGTAGTAACCATACAGTTGTGCCAGGTAGTTTTAAATATATTAATGGTGGATTTTTAAACGTCATGGATTTGTTTATGTCGATTCCGAAAGGTTTAATTGATACTTCTGATTTAGTGTTTTTAGTATTAATTATGGGTGGGGCAGTAGCAGTTATTGAAAAGCAAGGAACTTTTAATTCAGCGGTTCAAAAACTCGTAGATAAAACCGGTGGCAATATATATTTATTAATTATTGTAGTTGGTATTACTTTTGGTTTAATACACGCATTTGGTGTTAGTGCCAATGCAGTTATTGCTTTTATTCCGTTAGGCGTTATCTTGGCACGCAAGTTGAATCTTGATGCGATAGCCGGCGTAGCAATCGTATATTTGAGTTACTATGTTGGTGCAGTTGCGCCGATATTCGATCCGATAGCTTTAGGTGTTGCACAAACGATAGCTAAGTTACCAATATTCTCTGGAACGATGTTACGTGTTTATATGTTCATAGTATTTATGATTGTGACATTGTTGTATGTGATGCATTACGTAAGAAAGATATCTAAAGATCCGAGTAAGAGTATTATGGGTAAACAACGATTCCAAAAAGATGTCGTCGATGAGGGAGTAGAAGCTCGTTCGAACTTCACAATGGCGCATAAAATAATCATCATATTATTCTTTGCGGCTATATTAGTCTTTGTTTATGGTTCTCTACAATTAGGTTGGGGCGTTAATCAATTGTCAGCACTATTTTTAATTGATGGTATTTTAACGGCAATTGTTGCGCGACAAACGCCGAATGAATTTATAGAAACCTTTATGACAGGCGCGAAAAACATTTTATTTGGTGCTTTGATTATCGGAGTGGCTCGTTCTATTACTGTGCTGATGCAAGACGCTAAAATTTTAGACACATTAGTTAATGGACTCTTTATTCCATTAAGTCATTTACCGCCGATGTTAGGTGCGGTAGCAATGTTTATTTTCAACGTATTATTCAATTTAATCGTACCTTCTGGTAGTGGTCAAGCAGCGGTAGTTATGCCTTTAATGACACCGTTAGCAGACGTGTTGCACATTTCAAGGCAAACTGCCGTTATCGCCTTCAAATTAGGCGACGGTATTACTAATATGATTACGCCAGTGTCTGGTACTTTAATGGCTATATTAGCAGTAGGTGGCGTACCTTTCGCGAAATGGGTAAGATTTGCTTTTCCATTAGTAATTATATGGTCAATTATTGCAATCATCTTTGTCATCATAGCAGTACTGATTAATTACGGACCAGCATAA
- a CDS encoding succinylglutamate desuccinylase/aspartoacylase family protein: MKTVTYQDPSLSTYDIYEFGDGEGTEVVITAGIHGVEQTAIYVARQFVKYFEDHGANGKVKIIPVCNQAAYFNRTRTSPYDQLDLNRIFPGDAHGSQSMQLAHSIWQDTRDADYIIDLHCCGQHGSTYVMSLFSQFEHQVGLAKLLGFSDVVHSGGARGQLFLEACEAGQQALLVELKGGQPDGMIDFDAAEKCFKQLLNFFKYTGNISTTESDKIVEVHPVRFHESMTTLKAEHHGLFVPYVNSGVHYEQGTILGKLNNENITAPFDCYIAAINYPRYCFAGERMVRIAQIKN; encoded by the coding sequence ATGAAAACAGTAACATATCAAGATCCTAGTTTATCAACATATGATATATATGAGTTTGGTGATGGTGAAGGAACTGAAGTCGTTATCACGGCAGGTATTCATGGTGTAGAACAAACAGCGATTTATGTAGCGCGTCAGTTTGTTAAATATTTTGAAGACCATGGCGCAAACGGTAAGGTTAAAATTATTCCAGTTTGTAATCAAGCAGCTTATTTTAATCGTACGCGTACGTCGCCATATGACCAATTAGATTTAAACCGTATCTTCCCGGGTGATGCGCATGGCTCACAATCTATGCAGTTAGCACATAGTATTTGGCAAGATACACGAGATGCTGACTATATTATCGACTTACATTGCTGTGGTCAGCATGGTTCAACATATGTAATGTCGCTCTTTAGTCAATTTGAACATCAGGTTGGTTTAGCAAAATTATTAGGTTTTTCTGATGTGGTACATTCCGGTGGTGCGAGAGGTCAATTGTTTTTAGAAGCATGTGAAGCAGGACAACAAGCGCTCTTAGTTGAGTTAAAAGGAGGCCAGCCTGACGGTATGATTGATTTTGATGCCGCAGAAAAATGTTTTAAACAATTGCTTAACTTTTTCAAGTATACTGGCAATATCTCAACTACTGAGTCTGATAAAATTGTAGAAGTACATCCTGTCCGTTTTCACGAAAGTATGACGACCTTGAAAGCTGAACATCATGGATTATTTGTACCTTATGTTAATTCGGGCGTTCATTATGAACAAGGTACGATTCTTGGTAAACTAAATAATGAAAATATAACAGCACCATTTGATTGCTATATTGCAGCAATTAATTATCCAAGATATTGTTTTGCTGGGGAAAGAATGGTGCGTATCGCACAAATTAAAAACTGA
- a CDS encoding MurR/RpiR family transcriptional regulator, whose amino-acid sequence MAKDIIKAIEEQYDALSAGKKKVATYILNYTKTSSYMTLAELQKATQVSEATIIRFAYTVGFAGYTEMQNAIRAYVFDTESKTEPNTSSILAPMNQDITLIQDVAASLDEQAVNYAMQLIHDAQYVYIVGNNTSYGAAHWFGYVLGTYKSNVTVVTKQHMNKYLLDMQPNDVVVAISFPRYHKDTTAFIKNAVKQQARIISITDNQVSPIYKMADSVFFAKTNRDVSGYNEIAPIISLLNVIITQFRENYSDEVKERIQQLEQLNDENQDLVE is encoded by the coding sequence ATGGCAAAAGATATCATTAAGGCAATTGAAGAACAATATGACGCTTTATCAGCCGGAAAGAAAAAAGTTGCAACATATATTTTGAATTATACAAAGACAAGTAGTTATATGACATTAGCTGAATTACAAAAAGCCACACAAGTAAGTGAAGCGACAATAATTCGTTTTGCATATACTGTAGGTTTTGCTGGATATACGGAAATGCAAAATGCGATTAGAGCTTATGTGTTTGATACGGAATCAAAGACTGAGCCTAATACGTCATCCATACTTGCGCCTATGAACCAAGATATTACATTAATTCAAGATGTGGCGGCATCATTAGATGAACAAGCGGTAAACTATGCTATGCAATTAATCCATGATGCACAATACGTGTATATTGTTGGCAACAATACGTCATATGGTGCAGCACACTGGTTTGGTTATGTGTTAGGTACGTATAAATCAAATGTCACTGTCGTAACGAAACAACATATGAATAAATATTTATTAGATATGCAGCCTAATGATGTAGTCGTTGCCATTTCTTTTCCTAGATACCATAAAGATACAACGGCATTTATAAAAAATGCTGTGAAGCAACAAGCGCGTATTATTAGTATTACAGATAACCAAGTTTCTCCAATATATAAAATGGCTGATTCGGTATTTTTCGCGAAAACAAATAGGGACGTTAGTGGTTATAACGAAATAGCGCCGATAATTAGTTTGCTTAATGTTATCATCACACAATTTAGAGAAAATTATAGTGATGAAGTAAAAGAACGTATTCAACAATTAGAACAATTAAATGATGAAAATCAAGATTTAGTGGAATAG